In Plasmodium falciparum 3D7 genome assembly, chromosome: 6, the genomic window atatttgtataatgaaaataatttatttacatgTGCTGTTTATTTAAATGGACATTATAACTGTTCTAATTTATTTGTTGGATCTACTgctaaaattaataataagggGGCACATCCAGTTGAATTCCCTTTAACAAAGGAGGAACAAGATCTTTACACGGAATCGATAGCTAGCGTTCAAAGCAACACACAAAAAGCTTTCGacttaattaaataaattctcttaataaataaacacaaataaataataaatatattaatatattaatatatatatataatatatatatataatatattgctgttcgtttttttttaatgttttcCTATTTATATCACTATAAATCATCTTCTTTCCTATATCtcatcatataattatatatatatatatgtatacattaaCTAgacaatattttatattctatttttattcatattacaCATTAagcatattaatataaatataaatatatatatatatatatatatatatatatatatatataataataataataataataattaacaaATTGTCATTCGAAAAGTTCAtttgataagaaaaaatagaagaaataaaaaaaaaaaaaaaaaaaaaaaaaaaaaaaattaataataaataataaataataaataataaacattaattatataattaaatatatatatttatatatatatatgtatatgttttatgttattaaaaaaaataaaaacatctTTGTTTTAACATTTGAAAACTATTAAGCTAGCTAAGGACCCGCTTAGCaataaagtaataaaaatggcaaatataatttttaactTCTTATCGTTCCTATAAATtgaaaacaaattaaaatatagaacaaaaaattattatatatataaataaataaatatatatatatatatatatatatacatatatatgtatgtatgtatttggttatatatttatttgtgttCAATTTTTACCCATGAAAATTATcgcttttaaaaatataagggTAACTAACACCTGCTAGTATACCTCCAACATTACCAAGTACAtttcctaaaaaaaaaacaaaatgtaatttattttataaagaaataaaagtacataattttttgatAATTATACATACGACAaaggtataaataaataaatatatatatatttatttaaatatgtgtgtatttgtatattaaaatttattaccATTGTAGGAAAATATAGAaatcattaaatataatgatagaAAAGAAAATCTATAAGGCGAAAAAGAGGGGAATAATATAAagtttattcatataaataaatagacacctatacatacatacatacatatatatatatatatatattacatgaaATTTCCAAATATGCTTAGTTTATCAATAAGCTCATAATAGTGAACAATAATATCTTGTAAAAATAATCCAATAAAACCCGACAATATCGGACTAATACCCATTTgtacctatatatataataaaatacatacatacatacattaatttagtatatttttttttttataaaacattcttttttttttttatatgttctactttcattatatttttcatagtTCCTTACATCTAAACATTTCGAAGTAGCACATGTTAGTAAATTTCCACAAGCTACACTcaatatcataataattatatattctgCTTTTCCATaactatttaaaaaaatacatacaaaaaaaaaaaaaaaaaaaaaatgggtTTACACCAATGAAATTTAGATGTCCATAAGGCTAACTAAATTTTCGTTCAcaactataatatatatatatatatatatatatatatatatatatatataaatatgtacatttgtttctttttttttttttttttactttttttcaaTTATTGTTCCtatattcattaaataatacGTGTTAATCTAAAATAGgaagaaatagaaaaaaaaaaattatatatatatatatatattcatatacatTCTTCTCATATACATGTgctataattaattttttgtagTACTAGGACATTCCATATATTTGAATGGAGAAAGGTGGCAGTTactaatttataatattggtAATTATTTGAAACGGCAAATCGATTTATACCAATTTTTTTCAGCACatctctatatatataaaaaaaaaaaaaattaattaaaaggaaaacttattaaaatattaaaattgtaatgaaataatacacatacgcaataaagaaaaaaagaaaagaaattgaACGTTCagttttaattattatgcATATGTACATACAatttaattgtatatatatatatatatatatatatatatttatttatttatttatttatatagtcttattgtttttcttttttatatctctTTTTACTCATTTATGAATAGGGGACTactaaaattaaaaaagattaTATCTATAACAACAAATAGAAATATTAACAgcaaggaaaagaaaaaagtaatTGAATATAGATCAAAAGAAGGAAATAAGatttgtataaattttatatctcTCTTGAATGTGTTATTGAAACTTGTGGTGTATTTATTGATTAATAAATTCGAATCATGGGaataatcattattaaaattattactaGCTCTCGTCCTAAAactcatttttataaattatatgttatgATAAAAGGAGATAATGAAAtgggaaaaataaatatataaaaacatcaAATGGATATgaatacacaaaaaaaagaaaaaaaaaaaaaaaaaaaaaaaatttatatgtattatgaatacatatatgaTGTTAAAAGTTGTATTtacaaaatgaatattaaaaatataccattttaaaaataatttaaaaattggatatttaattttacaaaatgatCTAtcgaaataaatattatttttccaaaaataaatatttatatatatgtacacatataatatttttattaataatacattgttatatattttttttttcttttttgacTCATACAAAAGTCCCTATTAAAActatatacaataaatatgaGCAACacgagaaaaaaaaaaaaagaatatatatataatatattatatatatgtataaccttatttatattaaaatttatatatttactgccatttaaaaaaaaaatttatatttaatttatatgttgAGTGTGCATAAAAGAAcgaaattcatatatataataatataatatatatatttatatgtgaatatattcaatatatattctttctgttttttttaagagtataaataatatacatatttattgtataatattgtttgaatataagatatatattttatatttaagaaCAACATAcctttacatataaaaatattttttgttatctttttattaatatatatattatatatatatatatatatatatatatatatatattataatatgtcatatgcttatatattttaatttttttttttttttttttttttttgttcttgaTTTGACAAAAGGAAAGGTATAATATGAGTGAAAGTAAAATTTCTAAAACTAGTTTGttacttttatttaatgaaattGTTAAGATAAATATAGAATTATTACGAAATAAGGATATTGATTTAAGTACTGTCAGCAGTagtgataattattatgaggatgaggaaaatgaaaaaagactACCAttttatgatgatgaaaaggaagaaaatgaTTCAAGGGAACAAattaacaaaaatgaaaaaatcgataaaaatgtaaaaaatgaaaaaaaaaagttgagTGAAAaggatattaataataatataaatgaaaatataaatgaaaatataaatgaaaatattaatgaaaatattaatgaaaacataaatgaaaaaatgagtaataataaaataaataataatgatatatatagtaatggaaaaaataatttgaataGTGATATATATACGAAAATACAAAACAATGAAAGAGATCTTATAAATATGGTATCAAGcaaattaaaagatatagGGAAATGTATAGGTATGAAATTAATAGAAAGgatgttaatatataaaaatgaattttatGATGTTAaggatattttaaaatttatttcaaAAGATATttggtatattttatttaataaaaattcagataaaatacaaacacaaaaaaaaggtgtctatataattaatgaaaatgatataGGTTTTTATTTACAGCATTTATTAATAGACAATGAaacaaatcaaaaaaataatttcattcattactttttaattttaattattggTATTATTAAAGGCATATTAAAGAGGTTCAAAATTAAGGCATACGTGACATATGAGTTAAATTATCCCCAGTGTAAGTTCACTGAATATGAAATAAGGCtgataaacatatatatatatatatatatatatataatattatatttatttattttatttataggttcctttcaaataaatataaatgatgaataAATAGTGTCATAAAAactattatcatataatgtGAAAACAAATTAACAATTTAAtgaaataacaaataaacaaaattggaaaataaaaatatcaaacggttaaatatgtacatatatatatatatatatatatatatatgtatataacttttaattaatttttaaatatatatttttttgagatatttttaaaatatacttTATCATTCCATTTTaagacattttttttattacaattttattagttttttcatcaatatattcatatttactTAATCCATGacattttttatgaaataaaaactTCCTTTCTTTGTCATATTGATTATAAAAAGGATTATTTTCTTTGCTTATCATACCTTTTGAATATTCAGTAAaagtatttttaaataattctgTTTTGTTTTCATGTAACAATAATTTTTCATCACAGTTGACAAATATTTGTTGTTGTTTTATTAAAGGTTCCTTATAATttactttaatttttttttttttatgataattttttattatattttcagtTTTTGCACacgaaagaaataaataaaaatctttatttttaataggatattttttatgatacCGTGACATAATatctttatcttttataaatttcGTTTGTTGTTCTATcttattttgataataatttgtttGTGTTTCATTAAAAAGTAGTAAGGTgcttatatcttttttttgttgttcttttgttttatttatataattaaaattatatgaacattttttttccaaaaaggttttaataaatttaatttttttatctatacTATCTAGAGATAAATAGCTAGTTTTGTCaaagtataaatattttgcaTTCAATTTAGACATGTGTCTTTTTTTCAGTTCAATAAATGCACTCAATTGTTTAtccttataataataataattattattattattattattatcattatcattatcattattattatcattattatcattattattatcattattatcattattattattattatcgtgATTGTTCGAAACGTCCAATTTTTTAACATTCAAATATTCCTTCGGtgataatatatctatatatatactatcattatttcgaatatatatatcaaacatatatggttttttttcttttaaaatttcaaaattttcaacattcaaataatttaatatatttactatTTCATCATGAATAGACATAAAGCTTTTTTTCTGAATATAATCCATATGTTTCGATATCATGGTGTTAATAGATAAAGGAaatctttttataaaatcttGCTTTTCTAAAATTAAActaaaacatattttatttaatatatttgtttttttcttattttcaaTATTGTCTATTTTTATTAGCTTATTGAAAAACATTTCAATAAACTCGTagtcataaatattattcattatcATTCCTTCTGTAAAAATTACCAATTGTTTTGCTGTAAATATTGGAAACaattcttttcctttttccaAACATAACTTATAAAAAttctcatttttataattaagttttgataaattatgaacaatCAAGCTTAAATTTAAAATGGACATGCTTTCCATTCTTCCAGAAAGAATATCACATAATGTGTCACAtaattcatcattttttatttttaattttccaagggtatatataatattcgtTATGAGAATATCGTTTAATCCTTTTGCAtttctaaaaaatatataaaataaataaataaataaatatatatatatatatatatatatatatatatttatatatatagatatattatatagatatatattttcacatAATAGTTATATAACTAGccatattgaaaaaaaaaaaaaaaaaaaaaaaaaaaaaaaaagtattactgtcttaataacatatataataatataataaaatggaataaagttgtacatataaaattttaataatacaacaagcatatatttatatattattattataagtgAATATATACAATCCTTCATTttaacctttttttttttccttttttttcttttttttttttttctttttctttttcttttttcttttttttgtttaccTTAAGAATAAATTCAAACAAACATTTATAAACTGgtcattaaaataaaaattcttgGAAAGTGAATAAAATGACATGGATAAAGAAAGAATGTTAAATTCTTTTTGTCTATACTGAAACACATTGGtcaaatatttgtatatgaatttataatagctaatattaaaattgatattacttaaaatgtataaatataatgatacatattttatgtcaatatttttaatatttttttttattttaaaatgaagtttataaaatatttgtatagGTATCAAATTCAatttgaaataataatataatattaagatTAAAATATTTGGGTTTTCGAAGAGCATTTTCCTTttacttataatataaattatggttcttaatattttcatatatgtatttttatattcatcatatttattatttatattttttagagAAGATATATcattgattattattttatttttttttgtatcatTAACGTTTGTTTTATGTTTACATAACGAATAGGAATCATCTTGAGTGcttattttaatttcatttttatcaatgGAAGTATTAGTTgtagtatttttatttatattatttaattgtatatctttataatatagtaaatcatttttttttatttttaaattgtttctacttaagaaatataaaagtgacaatatatctaaataatttaaatttccAGGatttaacaatatatatttagaaatatataataaataagaattaGATATGGTAAATAGCGTTGAAtaggaatataatatataacataatgtgctgttattcatattatttgtatatacatttagcatattaatttgtttacttttatttttttttttatttttattaagtaATTCAATTGTATATTCATAActctctttattattattattattattattgttgttgttgttgttttcATTTCTTAGTAATTTATTTAACTTGGTAGTTTTATAAACCttgatattattacataCAGCTCgtaatacatttttaaaataggtatatttatttaattttatatttctataacTTAAGGCCACGGATAATAATAACGAAGGAGATGATGCATGTTGAATATTCTCATTAAtgtgtataaataatttatttatgatatctatattttttaaaatattaaatgaaatttTCGACTTGCTTAAATTCTGTAATTCATAGATGAAGACACTTAGTTTTGctttatcttttattttttcatattcattCAATTTTTTAAGACATAAAACTAAAATATGTTCACtttctttttgtatataacattttgtataatgcgaaaacattttattactatttaattctttatcTATAATCAATTTATCATTAAAAAGGGGAGtgatgttattattattattattattatctaccTCATTTTCATCCCTCTTAGTTAATAAGTTGCGCACatgtaatttatttttttcaaaagtataatataatttcttattattgTCTATACATATGGGTCTTAGAAATTGGTTTATTGTAcagaatttttttaaaagaggaaaataattattgtatggatacagaaaaaaaatatttgtatagCCTTTGTTACAATTATCCAAGTATATAcctaattttttaatatgcatttttttggtttttctttttttttcctctttttctatgacattttttcttatatttttcttatgtaACGTGCTAAAAACCTtttgatataataatttgtatCATCATTGAAATAAATGAGTtcaaaggaaataaaaacaaaacttttttttttttttaatataaataaaatgtggAAAAACTTAAATTCATAAAAACAATTATGAAAAATggtactttt contains:
- a CDS encoding rhomboid protease ROM10, whose product is MSFRTRASNNFNNDYSHDSNLLINKYTTSFNNTFKRDIKFIQILFPSFDLYSITFFFSLLLIFLFVVIDIIFFNFSSPLFINEDVLKKIGINRFAVSNNYQYYKLVTATFLHSNIWNVLINTYYLMNIGTIIEKNYGKAEYIIIMILSVACGNLLTCATSKCLDVQMGISPILSGFIGLFLQDIIVHYYELIDKLSIFGNFIFSFLSLYLMISIFSYNGNVLGNVGGILAGVSYPYIFKSDNFHGNDKKLKIIFAIFITLLLSGSLASLIVFKC
- a CDS encoding trafficking protein particle complex subunit 6A, putative, whose translation is MSESKISKTSLLLLFNEIVKINIELLRNKDIDLSTVSSSDNYYEDEENEKRLPFYDDEKEENDSREQINKNEKIDKNVKNEKKKLSEKDINNNINENINENINENINENINENINEKMSNNKINNNDIYSNGKNNLNSDIYTKIQNNERDLINMVSSKLKDIGKCIGMKLIERMLIYKNEFYDVKDILKFISKDIWYILFNKNSDKIQTQKKGVYIINENDIGFYLQHLLIDNETNQKNNFIHYFLILIIGIIKGILKRFKIKAYVTYELNYPQCSFQININDE
- a CDS encoding heptatricopeptide repeat-containing protein, putative, whose translation is MHIKKLGIYLDNCNKGYTNIFFLYPYNNYFPLLKKFCTINQFLRPICIDNNKKLYYTFEKNKLHVRNLLTKRDENEVDNNNNNNNITPLFNDKLIIDKELNSNKMFSHYTKCYIQKESEHILVLCLKKLNEYEKIKDKAKLSVFIYELQNLSKSKISFNILKNIDIINKLFIHINENIQHASSPSLLLSVALSYRNIKLNKYTYFKNVLRAVCNNIKVYKTTKLNKLLRNENNNNNNNNNNNNKESYEYTIELLNKNKKKNKSKQINMLNVYTNNMNNSTLCYILYSYSTLFTISNSYLLYISKYILLNPGNLNYLDILSLLYFLSRNNLKIKKNDLLYYKDIQLNNINKNTTTNTSIDKNEIKISTQDDSYSLCKHKTNVNDTKKNKIIINDISSLKNINNKYDEYKNTYMKILRTIIYIISKRKMLFENPNILILILYYYFKLNLIPIQIFYKLHFKIKKNIKNIDIKYVSLYLYILSNINFNISYYKFIYKYLTNVFQYRQKEFNILSLSMSFYSLSKNFYFNDQFINVCLNLFLRNAKGLNDILITNIIYTLGKLKIKNDELCDTLCDILSGRMESMSILNLSLIVHNLSKLNYKNENFYKLCLEKGKELFPIFTAKQLVIFTEGMIMNNIYDYEFIEMFFNKLIKIDNIENKKKTNILNKICFSLILEKQDFIKRFPLSINTMISKHMDYIQKKSFMSIHDEIVNILNYLNVENFEILKEKKPYMFDIYIRNNDSIYIDILSPKEYLNVKKLDVSNNHDNNNNNDNNDNNNDNNDNNNDNDNDNNNNNNNYYYYKDKQLSAFIELKKRHMSKLNAKYLYFDKTSYLSLDSIDKKIKFIKTFLEKKCSYNFNYINKTKEQQKKDISTLLLFNETQTNYYQNKIEQQTKFIKDKDIMSRYHKKYPIKNKDFYLFLSCAKTENIIKNYHKKKKIKVNYKEPLIKQQQIFVNCDEKLLLHENKTELFKNTFTEYSKGMISKENNPFYNQYDKERKFLFHKKCHGLSKYEYIDEKTNKIVIKKMS